The Deinococcus hopiensis KR-140 sequence AGGCGCTGCTCACGCTGGTGCGGCGCATAGGGCCCGACAACATCGTCGCCATCTTTGTTGAGCCCATTCAGGGCGAGGGCGGCGTGAACATTCCCCCGCCCGGCTTCCTCCACGGCGTCGGAGCGCTATGCCGCAAGCACGGCATCGTCTGCATCGCCGACGAGATCCAGACCGGGCTGGGCCGCACCGGCCACTGGTTCGAGTCGGCGGCGCAGGGCCTGGACCCCGACATCATCACGCTCGCCAAGCCGCTGGGCGGCGGCATGACGGCGGTAGGGGCCACCATGGTGCGGCAGCCCATCTACAAGAAGATGCTGGGCGGCCTGAGCAGCAAGCGGCACTCCAACACCTTCGGGGGCAACTCGCTGGGTATGGCGGTGGGGTTGAGATCGCTGCAATACCTGATGGAGGAAGACCTGCCTGCCCGCAGCCTGCGCCTGGGGAGCGTGGGCCTGGAGAGGCTAAGGGCCTTGCAGGCCCAGTTTCCCCGCCTGTTGCAGGAGGTGCGCGGCCAGGGCCTGCTCCTCGCCATGCAGTTTCAACCGGTGGTGGGCTTACCCCTGCCCGGGACGCTGAAGGAGTTCGTGTACGAGGGCACCGCCCTGCTCGCCCTGCGCGAACTGCATGAGGCGGGCGTGATGGGGAACCTCAGCCTCAGTTCCAAGCGCACTGTGCGTCTGACGCCCGCGCTGGACATGCCCGAGGACGTGTTTGACCGCATGGTAGGCCGTGTGGGCAACTTTGCCAGCCGCAATCCGGCCTCACGCCACCTCCTCACGAACACGCCCGCAGCCCTGACCGCGCAACTGGCGAAATTCGCCGCGAGCAAACCGAAAAAGCGGACGACGAGCGACGGGTGAGGCCCAGCGTGAAGTGCGCCCGCGCAGCGCACCCCATGGGCTGGACGACACCGACTGGCAGAAATCGTGGGCCATGCCAGCGGCGACTGGCCTGGGGCAAACGTCGGCTTCCAGATTCACGGTCAGCTGAGCGAGGGGAGCAAGGTCAGCCTTGGTCCACAGATCGGCGGGCCAACGCTTCAATTGGGCGTCTCCCACAACAGGGTGCAGGGGTCCGTTCGGGGGCTGCTCCTGGGTGATCTGGTTTCCAGAGAGGCGTGGAGGCACCGAAGCGGAGGGACGGGGACAGAACGGATGATCCGGCAAACCGTATGACGCGGCGTAGACCGGCCGCAAGACCGGGCACCCCCGCTCCTACGCCAGCCCGCACGCCCGCTGAATGACCAGATGTACCTCGTCCCGCCCCAGGCGCCGGGCCTGGAGGGGCAGATCGGCGGGCAACGCGCTCAGGCCCCGCACCACGGGTGCGTATTTGAATTCGGGCCTGGCGATCAGGTCTCGGCCCGCCGTGAAGGCGAGGACGAAGTCCGCGCGCAGC is a genomic window containing:
- a CDS encoding aspartate aminotransferase family protein, which produces MSAPLPPAAPLPPDFIRAEDVLSEGGLRPARVRELDQRYGNEELLYGLDLLGVGGPFYRVTPWELEDGHGVRRINASGYAAVPFGEMPPVITAFLREYLEKNRAMGLPQQSSAPWRAALQANLVRLLARELPSHSDSQVFFCSSGTEAIEGAMKFAKAWRPRAKFYISFSSGYHGKTLGSLSLTPNPEYQDIFRPLVPGAVTSPYGDLEALLTLVRRIGPDNIVAIFVEPIQGEGGVNIPPPGFLHGVGALCRKHGIVCIADEIQTGLGRTGHWFESAAQGLDPDIITLAKPLGGGMTAVGATMVRQPIYKKMLGGLSSKRHSNTFGGNSLGMAVGLRSLQYLMEEDLPARSLRLGSVGLERLRALQAQFPRLLQEVRGQGLLLAMQFQPVVGLPLPGTLKEFVYEGTALLALRELHEAGVMGNLSLSSKRTVRLTPALDMPEDVFDRMVGRVGNFASRNPASRHLLTNTPAALTAQLAKFAASKPKKRTTSDG